A window from Gossypium raimondii isolate GPD5lz chromosome 7, ASM2569854v1, whole genome shotgun sequence encodes these proteins:
- the LOC105791482 gene encoding transcription factor PCL1 — MGQEVKMRDFEANGGDDEEATANAITTIVDDDDDDVEERVIEWEMGLPNCDDLTPLSQSLIPPELASAFSISPEPRRTTVDVNRASRNTLSSLRSTGAHSSTTNNNNSNSNFRDTIVVEAEGYGSGSGSGSDPKKMRKMDIAEEADSAVRTTENSDDPSGRTLKRQRLVWTPQLHKRFVDVVAHLGIKSAVPKTIMQLMNVEGLTRENVASHLQKYRLYLKRMQGLSNEGPSASDQLFASTPVPQSLHETGSGGGGGGGGSGGAGANGNGHLGMAIPMPYGAPMMPVPMPMCGHVGMHQGLYHQQRQHHHQNGYEANSYGMMQQRDWSGGNRYGSQ; from the coding sequence atgGGTCAAGAAGTGAAGATGAGGGACTTTGAAGCTAACGGCGGAGACGATGAAGAAGCAACCGCAAACGCCATCACCACCATCGTTGATGACGACGACGACGATGTTGAAGAAAGAGTTATCGAATGGGAGATGGGATTACCTAACTGCGACGATTTAACTCCATTATCCCAATCCTTAATCCCGCCGGAACTTGCCTCCGCTTTCAGCATCTCGCCGGAGCCTCGTCGGACCACTGTTGATGTCAACCGCGCTTCTCGCAATACTCTCTCTTCTCTCCGCTCTACCGGGGCCCACTCCTCAACCACCAATAACAATAACAGTAATAGCAATTTCCGTGATACGATAGTGGTTGAAGCGGAAGGATATGGGTCGGGGTCGGGCTCCGGATCTGACCCGAAGAAGATGAGGAAGATGGATATTGCAGAGGAAGCGGATTCAGCGGTTAGGACGACGGAGAACTCGGACGATCCGTCGGGGAGGACATTGAAACGACAGCGTTTAGTGTGGACGCCGCAGCTGCACAAGAGATTCGTTGATGTGGTGGCTCATCTAGGGATTAAAAGCGCGGTTCCCAAAACAATCATGCAGTTAATGAACGTGGAAGGCTTGACCCGCGAGAACGTCGCCAGTCATTTGCAAAAATATCGGCTTTACTTGAAGAGAATGCAAGGGTTAAGCAACGAAGGCCCTTCAGCTTCCGATCAGCTTTTTGCATCAACACCGGTGCCGCAGAGTCTTCACGAGACTGGAAGTGGTGGcggtggaggaggaggaggaagtGGTGGTGCTGGTGCCAATGGGAATGGGCATTTGGGTATGGCTATACCGATGCCTTATGGGGCACCAATGATGCCGGTACCGATGCCGATGTGTGGACATGTGGGGATGCATCAAGGATTGTATCATCAACAAAGACAACATCACCATCAGAATGGGTACGAAGCGAACTCCTATGGGATGATGCAGCAGAGAGACTGGTCTGGTGGGAATAGATATGGTTCccaatga
- the LOC105761866 gene encoding protein MAIN-LIKE 2-like, producing the protein MDPLIKRGRHISDATNEALDQDLYRVIRGRVNGLKKAPDARLVPYLEQASFGTATKIRVSDLFYDLLSALVERWRPETHTFHFPCGECTVTLEDIAMQLGLQIDGRPVTGISSFTDPAALCYQLLGDSSGDDESNFTSLKFTWLKAKFGQLSATATEGELMCTTRAYIMHIIGGVLMPDANNNKVHLMYLPLLVDLSSVGSYSWGSAVLAVLYRELCRTTNPDVVDMADASHCCSPGRCIGCHFWHRLVTNRGVFVRVSGGRTLSRYTDSCWNSMPEKG; encoded by the exons ATGGATCCATTGATTAAACGCGGTAGACACATATCTGATGCGACTAATGAGGCG CTGGATCAGGACTTGTACCGAGTAATAAGGGGTCGTGTGAATGGTTTAAAGAAAGCTCCGGATGCACGATTGGTGCCGTACTTGGAGCAAGCCAGTTTTGGGACTGCAACGAAGATCCGGGTCTCCGACTTGTTCTATGATTTATTATCCGCGCTAGTGGAGCGGTGGCGCccggagacccacacttttcattttccgtGTGGGGAGTGCACGGTGACCTTGGAGGATATTGCAATGCAGCTTGGGCTCCAAATTGACGGGAGGCCCGTAACGGGAATATCTTCATTTACCGATCCGGCTGCACTTTGTTATCAGCTCTTAGGAGACTCGTCAGGGGACGACGAGTCAAATTTTACGAgcttaaaatttacatggctgaAAGCCAAATTTGGACAATTATCAGCGACTGCCACTGAAGGTGAGTTGATGTGCACTACTcgagcgtacatcatgcatatcATAGGGGGAGTACTCATGCCCGATGCAAACAACAACAAGGTGCATTTGATGTACTTGCCCCTACTAGTTGATTTGTCCAGTGTAGGTTCGTATAGCTGGGGCTCCGCCGTGTTAGCAGTGTTGTATCGGGAGCTTTGTCGGACGACAAACCCGGATGTTGTAGACATGGCGGATGCCTCACATTGCTGCAGTCCTGGGCGTTGTATCGGATGCCATTTTTGGCATCGGTTAGTCACCAACC gtGGAGTGTTCGTCCGGGTATCGGGAGGTCGCACACTGTCCCGATATACTGACTCATGCTGGAACAGCATGCCCGAGAAGGGGTAA